Proteins from a single region of Gossypium arboreum isolate Shixiya-1 chromosome 1, ASM2569848v2, whole genome shotgun sequence:
- the LOC108480389 gene encoding flavin-containing monooxygenase FMO GS-OX-like 4 codes for MAINYFSRCAKMNISAVNPAMPPTTLSVKSRHVAVIGAGAAGLVAARELRREGHSVVVFERGHEVGGTWVYTPQVEPDPLGLDPNRTIIHSSLYSSLRTNLPREAMGYMDFPFVTRPGENRDPRRYPGHREVLLYLKDFAREFGVEEMVRFETDVIKVGIFGDGKWKVRSKKSSFNDNNEIISKSNAEFDDEIYDAVVVCNGHYTEPRIADIPGINLWPGKQMHSHNYRIPEPFRDQVVIVIGSSASAVDICRDIAPVAKEVHVASRSVADETYMKQPGYDNLWLHSMLDHAHEDGMVVFRNGKTVLADLIMHCTGYKYHFPFLDTKGIVTVDDNRLGPLYKHVFPPALAPYLSFIGIPWKIVPFPLFEFQSKWIAGILSGRITLPSQKEMMEDIQAFYSALEDSSIPKRYTHCIGQSQVEYNNWLATQCGCQGVEKWREAMYSMASENRRLLPEMYRDEWDDHHLVSEAYEDFIKYPSASNL; via the exons atggcTATAAATTATTTCTCTCGGTGTGCTAAAATGAATATCTCAGCTGTAAACCCGGCAATGCCACCAACCACTCTATCAGTCAAATCCCGCCACGTGGCGGTTATTGGAGCCGGTGCCGCTGGTCTCGTGGCGGCGAGAGAGCTCCGACGAGAGGGTCACTCGGTGGTCGTATTCGAACGCGGCCACGAAGTCGGCGGCACTTGGGTCTACACCCCTCAAGTCGAACCTGACCCTTTGGGACTAGACCCAAACCGAACCATCATTCATTCTAGCCTCTATAGCTCTCTCCGAACCAACCTCCCCAGAGAAGCCATGGGGTACATGGATTTCCCCTTCGTCACCCGACCCGGCGAGAATAGGGATCCGAGGAGGTACCCTGGTCATAGGGAAGTCTTATTGTATTTGAAGGATTTTGCAAGAGAATTTGGGGTTGAAGAAATGGTGAGATTCGAGACTGATGTGATTAAAGTTGGAATTTTTGGGGATGGGAAATGGAAAGTAAGGTCCAAAAAGTCCAGTTTTAACGATAATAATGAGATTATTAGTAAAAGTAACGCTGAATTTGATGATGAGATCTATGATGCTGTTGTTGTCTGTAATGGACATTACACTGAGCCTCGTATTGCTGATATTCCAG GCATTAATTTATGGCCAGGAAAGCAAATGCATAGCCATAATTACCGCATTCCGGAGCCTTTTAGAGATCAA GTTGTAATTGTAATAGGGAGTTCCGCAAGTGCAGTTGACATATGTAGGGACATAGCTCCAGTTGCCAAAGAAGTACATGTTGCATCTAGATCAGTGGCGGATGAAACATATATGAAACAGCCTGGTTACGATAATTTGTGGTTACATTCCATG CTAGATCATGCACATGAAGATGGCATGGTGGTTTTCCGAAATGGGAAAACAGTGCTTGCTGATCTCATTATGCACTGCACTGG GTACAAGTATCACTTCCCTTTCCTTGACACAAAAGGCATTGTGACTGTGGACGATAATCGTCTTGGACCACTATACAAGCATGTCTTTCCCCCAGCCTTAGCCCCATACCTTTCATTTATTGGGATACCATGGAAG ATTGTTCCTTTCCCCTTATTTGAGTTTCAAAGCAAATGGATAGCCGGTATTTTGTCCGGTCGTATTACACTTCCATCACAAAAGGAAATGATGGAAGATATTCAAGCATTTTACTCGGCACTTGAAGATTCTAGTATACCAAAACGGTATACTCATTGCATTGGTCAATCTCAG GTTGAATACAATAATTGGCTTGCTACACAATGTGGTTGCCAAGGTGTTGAAAAATGGAGAGAAGCAATGTATTCTATGGCTTCGGAGAATCGGCGTCTTCTACCAGAGATGTACCGTGATGAATGGGATGATCACCACCTGGTTTCAGAAGCTTATGAGGATTTCATTAAGTACCCTTCAGCATCAAACCTTTAg
- the LOC108482334 gene encoding protein RGF1 INDUCIBLE TRANSCRIPTION FACTOR 1-like, translated as MVGPRSVPHWLGILLGEKFFDPCLLHESAKKNEKNIFCLTCCITICPHCLPLHRPHRRLQIRRYVYQDVIRLSDAQKFINCSLVQPYTTNSAKVVFLNERPMSRPFRGSGNFCIKCDRSLQDPFLFCSISCKINHIESSKSDGKKLEPPSNELLPFLYKTRTDFSFLDLQEDPQMAYDFGNGGGDDGNAMNCKANKRSSILIPQAESNSRRKGVPHRSPLN; from the exons ATG GTTGGTCCAAGATCAGTTCCTCATTGGCTTGGAATTCTCCTTGGTGAAAAATTCTTTGATCCTTGTTTACTTCATGAATCTgctaagaaaaatgaaaagaacaTTTTTTGCTTGACTTGTTGTATTACTATATGTCCTCATTGCTTGCCTCTTCATCGTCCTCATCGTCGTTTACAG ATAAGAAGATATGTTTATCAAGATGTTATAAGGTTGAGCGATGCTCAAAAGTTTATCAATTGTTCCCTTGTTCAA CCTTACACAACAAACAGTGCCAAAGTAGTGTTTTTGAATGAAAGGCCAATGTCAAGACCATTTAGAGGCTCTGGTAATTTCTGTATAAAATGTGACCGTAGCTTACAAGACCCATTTCTGTTTTGTTCCATCTCTTGTAAG ATCAATCATATAGAGAGTTCCAAGTCTGATGGGAAAAAACTTGAACCCCCAAGCAATGAATTGCTTCCATTTTTATACAAAACCAGGACTGATTTCAGCTTCTTAGATCTCCAAGAGGATCCTCAAATGGCTTATGACTTTGGCAATGGTGGTGGTGATGATGGCAATGCAATGAACTGCAAGGCCAACAAAAGAAGCTCCATTTTAATTCCACAAGCTGAAAGTAATAGCCGCAGGAAAGGTGTGCCTCATAGATCACCtttgaattga